Proteins from a genomic interval of Gordonia sp. SL306:
- a CDS encoding winged helix DNA-binding domain-containing protein, which yields MADEISPGQWNRTLLQRQHLLERVDEDAIEVLDRCVGLQAQEPTAPFFGLWSRINDFDPAELDGLLTDREVVRMALLRSTVFLIDAEDARWIRPIAQPLLDTEVAIHERRLSGTAASDVLAEAAGLLAGREMSGAALGRELAQRHPDDDPSTLVAVARCGLPLVQVPPRGLWRGSAAPTYQLFDDWVGPGEPAVVDDEARKDLIRLYLRGFGPATVKGIQTWCGRTRLRPLLDAMEADWELVIRTGPDGEQLFDLDGLDIVDEDVSAPIRFLAPYDNVIVAQADRRRIADDDRYRSLLTANGRYPGFVLVDGRLAGSWRVADGRVVADMMIDLPRGGRAELEAERQRLQQFCDTRA from the coding sequence GTGGCCGACGAGATCAGTCCGGGACAGTGGAACCGGACGCTGCTGCAGCGTCAGCATCTGCTCGAACGCGTCGACGAGGATGCCATCGAGGTGCTCGACCGTTGCGTCGGCCTCCAGGCACAGGAACCCACGGCGCCGTTCTTCGGTTTGTGGTCGCGTATCAACGATTTCGATCCGGCGGAACTCGACGGTCTGCTGACCGATCGGGAGGTGGTCCGGATGGCGTTGCTCCGGTCGACCGTCTTCCTGATCGACGCCGAGGACGCACGATGGATACGGCCGATCGCACAACCGTTGCTCGACACCGAGGTCGCGATCCACGAGCGGCGTCTCTCCGGAACCGCCGCCTCCGATGTGCTCGCCGAGGCCGCCGGACTGCTGGCGGGGCGGGAGATGTCGGGCGCCGCACTGGGTCGTGAACTGGCACAACGGCACCCCGACGACGACCCGTCGACGCTGGTCGCGGTCGCGAGATGTGGTCTGCCGCTCGTCCAGGTGCCGCCCCGCGGCCTCTGGCGGGGATCCGCGGCACCCACCTACCAACTCTTCGACGACTGGGTCGGGCCCGGCGAGCCGGCCGTCGTCGACGACGAGGCCCGTAAGGACCTCATCCGGCTCTACCTCCGAGGTTTCGGTCCCGCGACGGTGAAGGGCATCCAGACCTGGTGCGGGCGTACCCGGTTGCGGCCGCTCCTCGACGCGATGGAAGCGGATTGGGAACTCGTGATCCGCACCGGTCCGGACGGGGAGCAACTGTTCGACCTCGACGGTCTCGACATCGTGGACGAGGACGTCTCCGCCCCGATCCGGTTCCTCGCCCCGTACGACAACGTGATTGTGGCGCAGGCAGATCGGCGTCGGATCGCCGACGACGACCGTTATCGCAGCCTGCTCACCGCCAACGGCCGGTACCCAGGTTTCGTGCTGGTCGACGGACGTCTCGCCGGCTCATGGCGCGTGGCGGACGGCCGCGTGGTCGCCGACATGATGATCGACCTGCCGCGGGGCGGCCGCGCCGAACTCGAGGCCGAACGTCAACGACTGCAACAGTTCTGCGACACGCGCGCTTGA